One segment of Candidatus Acidiferrales bacterium DNA contains the following:
- the egtD gene encoding L-histidine N(alpha)-methyltransferase: protein MATAARIATHGVTGKQLEDFAADVHAGLSKTGQKELPSKYLYDEVGSALFEAICLLPEYGLSRAGARLLKRHAEDVIDRLPAPVAVAELGSGSGTKTRWILEALSRRQPVNYYPIDISRTALSRCWQELGRIDSVSIVGFERAYLDGLLDVASRRNSGERFLVLFLGSTIGNFDRPAGEAFLREVRNVLHPCDALLLATDLEKSVSQLLLAYDDPAGVTAAFNQNLLARINRELGADFDLRFFEHEVRYDEENRRVEMHLRSARRQTAHITAARLNVNFAEGETIWTESSHKYRCDEAAKMGERAGFRCAAQWVDTEWPFAQSLFLAE, encoded by the coding sequence ATGGCAACTGCCGCGAGAATCGCCACGCATGGCGTCACAGGGAAGCAGCTCGAAGATTTTGCCGCGGATGTGCACGCTGGATTGAGTAAGACAGGACAAAAAGAACTGCCGTCGAAGTATCTTTACGACGAAGTTGGTTCTGCGCTGTTCGAAGCGATTTGCTTGCTGCCGGAGTACGGCCTCTCGCGCGCGGGCGCTCGCTTGCTGAAGCGTCACGCGGAAGATGTCATCGACCGGCTGCCAGCGCCGGTGGCCGTCGCGGAATTGGGCAGTGGAAGCGGAACGAAAACGCGATGGATATTGGAGGCACTCTCGCGGCGACAGCCCGTCAATTACTATCCCATTGACATCTCGCGCACCGCGCTTTCGCGCTGCTGGCAGGAACTCGGCCGCATCGATTCCGTCAGCATCGTGGGATTCGAGCGCGCCTATTTGGATGGATTGCTCGATGTTGCTTCGCGGCGGAATTCGGGAGAGCGATTCCTCGTTCTGTTTCTGGGCAGCACGATCGGCAATTTCGATCGTCCCGCCGGCGAAGCTTTTTTGCGCGAAGTGCGGAACGTGCTGCATCCTTGCGATGCGTTGCTGCTGGCGACGGACCTTGAAAAATCCGTGAGTCAGTTATTGTTGGCTTATGATGATCCTGCAGGCGTCACCGCGGCGTTCAATCAGAATTTGCTGGCGCGCATCAATCGCGAACTCGGCGCCGATTTCGACCTGCGATTTTTCGAACATGAAGTACGCTACGACGAAGAAAATCGGCGAGTCGAAATGCATTTGCGTTCGGCGCGACGTCAAACAGCGCATATTACGGCCGCAAGATTGAATGTAAACTTTGCAGAAGGCGAAACCATCTGGACGGAAAGCTCGCATAAATATCGCTGTGACGAGGCCGCCAAGATGGGAGAACGCGCTGGCTTCCGCTGCGCCGCTCAGTGGGTCGACACGGAATGGCCGTTCGCACAGAGTTTGTTTCTCGCAGAGTAA